In Clostridia bacterium, one genomic interval encodes:
- a CDS encoding histidinol-phosphatase HisJ family protein has translation MIDYHIHSNFSVDSSMEMETACAKAIDLKLDEIAFTDHIDIDYPDPDFIFDLDIYDYLNQIQKIQQKYKNQLKIKKSIEIGLQPHVLSETNDKISGFEFDFIIASVHGVSKTDMHNGDYFRTRDQKQGYIEYLFQLFDMLQNFNNYDVLGHFDIIRRYSDRKTSLYDIDKCRPIIDQILNLLIKKNKCLEINTSGFRYGINSIMPDINILKRYKYLGGKLITVGSDAHLPAQIAYNFQYTYKTIKKVGFNYITTFDKRTPVLKAI, from the coding sequence ATGATAGATTATCATATACATTCTAATTTCTCTGTTGATTCGTCTATGGAAATGGAAACTGCATGTGCAAAAGCTATAGATTTAAAGCTGGATGAAATAGCTTTTACCGATCATATAGATATAGATTATCCCGATCCGGACTTCATATTTGACCTGGATATATATGATTATCTCAATCAAATACAAAAAATACAACAAAAATATAAAAATCAGTTGAAAATCAAAAAAAGCATCGAAATAGGACTACAACCACACGTACTGTCTGAAACAAATGATAAAATATCCGGTTTTGAATTTGATTTTATAATTGCATCCGTCCATGGCGTATCCAAGACTGATATGCATAATGGTGATTATTTCAGAACAAGGGATCAAAAACAAGGATATATCGAATATCTGTTCCAGCTTTTTGATATGTTGCAAAATTTCAATAATTATGATGTGCTGGGCCATTTTGATATAATAAGACGATATAGCGACCGGAAAACTTCATTGTATGATATAGATAAATGCAGACCGATAATAGACCAGATACTTAATCTGCTAATTAAAAAAAATAAATGTCTAGAAATCAACACTTCCGGGTTCAGGTATGGAATAAATTCTATAATGCCTGATATAAATATCCTAAAGAGGTATAAATATCTAGGCGGTAAACTGATTACCGTAGGTTCTGATGCCCACTTGCCTGCACAAATAGCTTATAATTTCCAATATACTTATAAAACAATTAAAAAAGTAGGATTTAATTATATAACTACATTCGATAAAAGAACACCGGTACTCAAGGCTATATAA
- a CDS encoding aminopeptidase, producing the protein MKKQSSIKNLQKKLSYSTEYVWDVISEVEKRKAMEFCEGYKDFLNAAKTERQAAAYIADELNKNGFSSIGQYEREGKNLKAGDKVYVHYRDKVVAAAVIGKRPLKEGLRIIASHIDSPRLDLKQNPIYEADGMVMADTHYYGGIKKYQWTTIPLSLHGVVIKNDGEKVNISIGENKADPVFYISDLLPHLAKDQMNKKATEVVTGEGLDVIIGSIPFTDDEEIKDRMKLSILNILNQEYGIVEEDFISAEIELVPAFRARDVGFDRGIVGGYGQDDRVCAYTSLIALLDINIPEYTALAFFADKEEIGSMGNTGMESRILENFVAGMKKSSSGGYNEFELKQCLANSKALSADVSGAYDPNYSDVSEKNNSAYLGKGIAMSKYGGARGKSGSSDANAEFVGEVRRMFNENNVVWQAGELGKVDQGGGGTVAMFMANYGMEVLDCGVPLISMHSPYELASKGDIYMAYKAYKVFMQ; encoded by the coding sequence ATGAAAAAGCAGAGTTCTATAAAAAATTTACAGAAAAAGTTATCTTATTCAACTGAGTATGTATGGGATGTGATTTCCGAGGTTGAAAAACGAAAAGCCATGGAGTTTTGTGAAGGATATAAAGACTTTTTAAATGCCGCAAAAACTGAGAGACAAGCCGCTGCGTACATAGCAGATGAATTAAATAAAAATGGTTTTAGCAGCATTGGACAATATGAACGAGAGGGAAAAAACCTAAAGGCAGGAGATAAAGTGTATGTGCACTACAGGGATAAAGTTGTGGCTGCGGCAGTTATAGGAAAGAGGCCGTTAAAGGAAGGCTTGAGAATTATTGCATCACACATTGATTCGCCTAGATTGGATTTAAAACAGAATCCAATTTATGAAGCAGATGGAATGGTTATGGCAGATACACACTACTATGGAGGTATTAAAAAATATCAATGGACAACTATACCTCTTTCACTCCATGGGGTAGTAATTAAAAATGATGGTGAGAAAGTTAATATCTCTATAGGTGAAAATAAAGCTGATCCCGTATTTTATATCAGCGATTTACTGCCTCATCTTGCAAAAGATCAAATGAACAAGAAGGCCACAGAAGTAGTAACAGGAGAAGGGCTAGATGTTATAATAGGGAGTATTCCTTTTACTGATGATGAAGAAATTAAGGACAGGATGAAACTTAGCATATTGAACATATTGAATCAAGAATATGGCATAGTTGAAGAAGATTTTATAAGCGCAGAAATAGAGCTTGTGCCTGCCTTTAGAGCTAGAGATGTAGGGTTTGATAGGGGTATAGTGGGAGGCTATGGACAGGATGACAGGGTATGTGCATATACTTCTCTTATTGCATTATTAGATATTAACATTCCTGAATATACCGCATTAGCTTTTTTTGCTGATAAAGAAGAAATAGGCAGTATGGGGAATACCGGCATGGAGTCAAGAATATTGGAAAACTTTGTGGCTGGAATGAAAAAAAGTTCTTCTGGGGGCTACAATGAGTTTGAATTAAAACAATGTCTTGCCAATTCAAAAGCGTTATCAGCAGATGTATCAGGTGCATATGATCCTAACTATAGTGATGTAAGCGAAAAAAACAACTCAGCTTATCTAGGTAAAGGAATTGCGATGAGTAAATATGGCGGTGCAAGAGGGAAATCCGGTTCAAGTGATGCAAATGCTGAATTTGTAGGGGAAGTCAGGAGAATGTTCAACGAGAACAACGTAGTCTGGCAAGCAGGAGAATTAGGCAAGGTAGATCAAGGAGGCGGAGGAACTGTAGCTATGTTCATGGCTAACTATGGCATGGAAGTACTTGATTGTGGCGTGCCCCTTATCAGCATGCATTCACCTTATGAACTTGCAAGTAAAGGTGATATATATATGGCATATAAGGCATATAAAGTTTTTATGCAATAA